One stretch of Desulfobacterales bacterium DNA includes these proteins:
- the cmk gene encoding (d)CMP kinase, with the protein MNKRFIITIDGPAGAGKTTLSKALSEKLNYKYIDTGALYRGIALESKKRGINIDNPDELINLCSGLDIKFIQVNKSLRLILNGDDITEIIRTPEISMLASEISAKPVIREFLLKIQREMAKEKGVIFEGRDMGTVVFPNADVKFYLDASANKRAERRYEEIKLKNCQNYEGVLNDIIKRDENDKSRTHSPLKPANDAVLIDSTSKSIDDVIALMLSYINTLL; encoded by the coding sequence ATGAACAAGCGCTTTATTATTACTATAGACGGTCCTGCTGGCGCAGGAAAAACAACTCTAAGCAAGGCTCTATCTGAAAAGCTTAATTATAAATATATCGATACAGGAGCTTTGTATAGAGGCATTGCATTAGAATCAAAAAAAAGAGGAATAAATATAGATAATCCAGATGAATTGATTAATCTCTGTTCTGGGTTAGATATTAAATTCATTCAAGTGAATAAGTCTCTTAGGCTTATTTTAAATGGAGATGACATAACTGAGATCATAAGAACTCCAGAAATTTCTATGCTTGCATCTGAAATTTCGGCTAAGCCTGTTATTAGGGAATTTCTTCTCAAAATTCAGAGGGAAATGGCAAAAGAAAAAGGAGTTATCTTTGAAGGTAGAGATATGGGGACTGTCGTGTTTCCTAATGCGGATGTAAAATTTTACCTTGATGCTTCAGCTAACAAACGTGCTGAAAGAAGGTATGAAGAAATTAAATTAAAAAATTGTCAAAACTATGAAGGGGTTTTAAACGATATAATTAAACGTGATGAAAACGATAAATCAAGAACTCATTCACCTTTAAAGCCCGCTAATGATGCTGTATTAATTGATTCTACCTCTAAAAGCATAGACGATGTAATTGCTTTAATGCTATCGTACATTAATACTTTACTATAA
- a CDS encoding 30S ribosomal protein S1, with translation MEELKNEKDSVQEDESEMESKLDLLDEHETDEHETDEHETDDFDEDVQLVGMYEDSFKQFAEGEVVTGKVIAIEKDFVLLDIGYKSEGIIRVQEFRDADGITAKIGDTIEAMIEWWDEDEERVILSKEKASKIKVWESIKKIHDEDGIVEGIIISRVKGGFSVDIGINAFLPGSQADLRPIRNLDEMVGRKMIFKVLKYNKKRSNIVLSRRSILEKEREAKRSATLVDIKELDVMEGIVKNITEYGVFVDLGGVDGLLHITDISWGRVKHPGEMFSVGDKIKIKILSFDNEKERVSLGMKQLSPDPWSIALDKYPVGTKVQGKIVSLTDYGAFVELEPGIEGLIHVSEMSWSKKVRHPSKIVSVGDTVDAIVLDIKPENRRISLGMKQITPNPWDVISEKYPKETIIEGKIKNITDFGLFIGIDDDIDGLVHISDISWTKRIKHPAELYNKGDVIKAMVLDVDKENERFSLGVKQLSLDPWKTVSEKYDVGKKIRGTVTNITDFGVFVELEEGIEGLVHVSEISKEKIKTPIGHYNIGDIINAVVMNINVDERRIGLSIKKLEENQSKEDENSVNDSSEENQQD, from the coding sequence ATGGAAGAACTTAAAAACGAAAAAGATTCCGTTCAGGAAGATGAATCAGAAATGGAATCAAAATTAGATTTATTAGATGAACATGAAACAGATGAACATGAAACAGACGAACATGAAACAGACGATTTTGACGAAGATGTACAGCTAGTTGGAATGTATGAAGACAGTTTTAAGCAGTTTGCTGAAGGAGAAGTTGTAACTGGTAAAGTTATAGCTATAGAAAAGGATTTTGTTCTTTTAGACATCGGTTATAAGTCTGAAGGCATTATAAGAGTGCAGGAATTCAGAGATGCTGATGGTATAACAGCTAAAATTGGAGACACAATTGAGGCTATGATAGAATGGTGGGATGAAGACGAAGAACGTGTTATCCTTTCTAAAGAAAAAGCTTCGAAGATAAAAGTTTGGGAATCTATTAAAAAAATTCATGATGAAGATGGAATAGTCGAAGGTATTATTATAAGCCGAGTAAAAGGCGGTTTTTCTGTAGATATAGGTATCAATGCATTTTTACCTGGTTCTCAAGCTGATTTACGTCCGATCAGAAATCTTGATGAAATGGTCGGCAGAAAAATGATTTTTAAAGTTTTAAAATACAATAAAAAACGTAGCAATATTGTATTGTCAAGGCGATCTATACTTGAAAAGGAAAGAGAAGCCAAAAGGTCGGCTACATTAGTCGATATTAAAGAACTTGATGTAATGGAAGGTATTGTTAAAAATATTACTGAATATGGTGTTTTTGTTGATCTCGGAGGCGTTGACGGATTACTTCACATTACTGATATTTCTTGGGGTAGAGTCAAACATCCAGGAGAAATGTTTTCAGTAGGGGATAAAATAAAAATAAAAATCTTATCTTTTGATAATGAAAAGGAAAGAGTTTCCCTTGGGATGAAGCAGCTTAGCCCTGATCCATGGTCAATAGCCCTTGATAAATATCCTGTAGGTACAAAAGTTCAAGGTAAAATAGTTAGTTTGACAGATTATGGTGCTTTTGTAGAACTTGAACCTGGTATTGAAGGACTTATACATGTAAGCGAAATGTCTTGGAGTAAAAAAGTTCGCCATCCGTCCAAAATTGTGTCTGTCGGTGATACTGTTGATGCTATAGTTCTTGATATAAAACCGGAAAATAGAAGAATTTCCCTTGGTATGAAGCAAATTACTCCAAATCCATGGGATGTTATTAGCGAAAAGTATCCTAAAGAAACAATCATAGAAGGTAAAATTAAAAATATAACTGATTTTGGACTTTTTATTGGTATTGATGATGATATTGACGGGTTAGTTCATATTTCTGATATATCATGGACAAAGCGCATAAAGCATCCAGCTGAGTTGTATAACAAAGGTGATGTAATTAAAGCAATGGTTCTTGATGTTGATAAGGAAAACGAACGATTCTCTCTAGGAGTTAAACAGCTTTCACTCGATCCTTGGAAAACCGTTTCAGAAAAATACGATGTTGGTAAAAAAATTAGAGGTACAGTAACGAACATTACTGATTTTGGAGTTTTTGTCGAGCTTGAAGAAGGTATAGAAGGTCTTGTTCATGTTTCCGAAATAAGTAAAGAAAAAATAAAAACTCCAATCGGACACTACAATATCGGTGATATTATAAATGCTGTAGTTATGAATATTAATGTAGATGAAAGAAGAATTGGGCTTTCTATAAAAAAACTTGAAGAAAATCAATCAAAAGAAGATGAAAATTCTGTGAATGATTCTTCTGAAGAAAACCAGCAAGATTAA